A stretch of Candidatus Poribacteria bacterium DNA encodes these proteins:
- a CDS encoding AAA domain-containing protein, translating to MEKEFQEFVQQKYGGSVRLINASAGEPSPEGEAETPEPKKAFDLKFDLKPKEIKQYLDRYVIKQDEAKKALAIAVCDHYNHVRECHEDPTAADADYSKQNIVMLGPTGVGKTYLIRHIAKLIGVPFVKADATRFSETGYVGANVDDLIRELVTQAEDNLELGQYGIIYLDEADKIATPPNIIGRDVSGRGVQIGLLKLMEETEVDLRSGNDVASQMRAAMEFQKSGKVEKEVINTRHILFIISGAFTGMADIIKKRMHQSKIGFNAEITSPTDDTETQYFENITPKDFIDFGFEPEFIGRLPVHVVCTELGVDDLFYILKHSEGSIIRQYENAFRAYGITVLFSECGLQRIAEKAIAQKTGARALMTVCEKVLRDYKFELPSTGVEEFVVTAEVVDAPDVELKRITAEPDYNRRTVMCEQVRRYEAQFYTEHQLQIQFDAEATALICERAIAEAQTVQRVCDQLLGSYQHGLNLIKQNTGQSTFTFPKAVLENPDQVLEEWIRESYTTKR from the coding sequence ATTGAAAAAGAATTCCAAGAATTCGTCCAACAGAAATATGGCGGGAGCGTCCGTTTAATTAACGCATCTGCCGGTGAACCCTCGCCTGAAGGAGAAGCAGAGACTCCTGAACCGAAAAAAGCCTTCGATCTGAAATTCGACCTCAAACCGAAGGAGATCAAGCAATACCTCGACCGATACGTCATCAAACAGGACGAGGCAAAGAAGGCACTCGCTATCGCCGTCTGTGACCACTACAATCACGTCCGAGAATGCCACGAAGACCCAACCGCCGCGGATGCGGATTACTCCAAACAGAACATCGTCATGCTCGGACCGACCGGTGTCGGTAAGACCTATCTCATCCGACACATCGCCAAACTCATCGGCGTGCCATTCGTCAAAGCGGATGCGACCCGATTCAGCGAAACCGGTTACGTTGGTGCCAACGTTGACGATTTAATCCGTGAACTGGTAACCCAAGCTGAAGACAATCTCGAACTGGGACAATACGGCATCATCTATCTCGACGAAGCGGACAAAATCGCGACACCGCCAAATATCATTGGACGCGATGTGAGCGGACGCGGTGTGCAGATTGGACTTCTTAAACTGATGGAGGAAACCGAAGTGGATCTGCGTAGCGGGAACGATGTCGCCTCACAGATGCGCGCTGCTATGGAATTTCAAAAAAGCGGCAAGGTCGAGAAAGAGGTTATCAACACACGGCACATTCTTTTCATCATCAGCGGTGCGTTCACGGGTATGGCAGATATTATCAAGAAACGCATGCATCAAAGCAAAATCGGCTTCAATGCTGAGATTACCAGCCCAACCGATGACACGGAAACCCAGTATTTCGAGAACATCACACCGAAAGACTTCATAGACTTCGGCTTTGAACCTGAGTTTATCGGACGGCTGCCAGTCCATGTCGTTTGCACGGAACTCGGCGTAGATGACCTGTTCTATATCCTGAAACACTCCGAAGGTTCCATTATCCGTCAATACGAAAACGCCTTTCGGGCGTATGGCATCACGGTCCTGTTTTCAGAGTGCGGTCTACAACGCATCGCCGAAAAAGCGATTGCGCAAAAAACAGGGGCGCGTGCCTTAATGACGGTTTGTGAAAAGGTCTTGCGCGACTATAAATTTGAGCTCCCCTCCACCGGCGTTGAGGAATTTGTCGTCACTGCTGAAGTTGTCGATGCACCTGATGTCGAATTAAAGCGAATCACCGCGGAACCGGACTACAACCGCAGGACGGTGATGTGTGAGCAGGTTCGCCGGTATGAAGCACAGTTCTACACAGAACACCAATTGCAAATTCAGTTCGACGCTGAAGCGACTGCGCTTATTTGTGAACGGGCGATTGCAGAGGCGCAAACAGTCCAGCGGGTCTGTGATCAACTCCTCGGAAGTTATCAGCACGGGCTGAACTTAATTAAGCAGAACACGGGACAATCCACATTCACCTTTCCAAAGGCTGTTTTGGAAAATCCAGATCAAGTTCTCGAAGAGTGGATCCGTGAGTCGTACACCACAAAACGTTGA
- a CDS encoding chlorite dismutase family protein yields the protein MNTEQKRPQRPEPPNIQEVGAPLDGKPQVSDRRLFFQLHVFKDCLDPNLIVEKLEKGSLNAVLYDDLNHPTGLGVLLAAEDPAALIVESRTLLDVSNRSSRSYRPEMTMTGRTYSSGREPNLEEWLLNKPLQNVLNPNFPWAIWYPLRRSPEFYRLEHRERGRILGEHALLGRGYAAGGYASDIRLACFGLDTNDNEFVIGVVGPDLHPLSRLIQDMRQTEQTTTYIESLGPFFVGKVRKQFARGG from the coding sequence ATGAACACCGAACAGAAGAGACCGCAACGTCCTGAACCCCCGAATATCCAAGAAGTCGGCGCACCCCTCGACGGGAAACCGCAGGTGAGCGATCGGCGTTTGTTTTTCCAACTCCATGTCTTTAAAGATTGTTTAGATCCTAACCTTATCGTTGAAAAACTTGAGAAGGGGAGTCTAAATGCGGTCTTATATGACGATCTAAATCATCCAACAGGCCTGGGCGTGCTTTTAGCCGCAGAGGATCCAGCAGCGTTGATAGTTGAATCACGAACCTTATTAGACGTTTCTAACCGCTCATCCCGCTCCTATCGTCCAGAAATGACCATGACAGGTCGAACCTATTCAAGTGGTAGAGAACCGAATCTGGAAGAGTGGCTCCTCAACAAACCGCTCCAAAACGTTCTCAACCCTAATTTTCCATGGGCGATTTGGTATCCATTGCGCCGAAGCCCTGAATTCTATCGTCTTGAACACCGTGAACGGGGTCGCATCTTAGGCGAACACGCTTTGCTGGGGCGCGGTTATGCAGCAGGTGGATACGCCAGTGACATCCGACTCGCATGCTTTGGATTGGATACAAACGACAATGAATTCGTTATCGGAGTGGTCGGGCCCGATTTACATCCCTTATCGCGTTTGATTCAGGATATGCGCCAAACAGAACAGACCACCACATACATCGAATCCCTCGGTCCTTTCTTTGTTGGAAAGGTTCGGAAGCAATTTGCGAGAGGCGGATAA
- a CDS encoding ABC transporter permease subunit: MRNILAVCTKELYTYFVSPIAYFVCFVFTAISGFLFSILLISASNIGGTGGYVMETLFGNMAIVLLFFTPVLTMKLFAEERKSGTIELLLTSPITDGQVVLGKFLASCTLVLIMLGLTLLFPLLTQRFGYLDSGLLISGYLGIILISSSFLSLGLLMSSMCKNQLVAALTSFGILITLWVIGSLSARGGPIAKFLSYLSLPEHYRDFSRGIILLKDVIYYISFTCVCLFATFKSIESSKWR, translated from the coding sequence ATGAGAAATATTCTGGCAGTTTGCACAAAAGAACTCTATACCTACTTCGTTTCACCGATCGCCTATTTCGTCTGTTTTGTCTTCACTGCGATTTCGGGCTTCCTGTTCTCCATCCTGCTTATCAGTGCAAGCAACATTGGCGGGACCGGCGGATACGTGATGGAAACCCTCTTCGGTAACATGGCGATTGTCTTACTCTTTTTCACGCCAGTGCTGACAATGAAACTCTTTGCAGAAGAACGGAAATCGGGAACGATCGAACTACTCCTTACCTCCCCAATCACAGACGGACAAGTGGTTCTCGGTAAATTCCTTGCGAGTTGCACACTGGTCCTGATTATGCTTGGCTTGACGCTTCTGTTTCCACTCTTAACCCAACGTTTCGGTTATTTGGACAGTGGACTCCTCATCAGCGGTTATTTGGGTATCATCCTCATCAGCTCTTCATTTCTATCATTAGGTTTACTGATGTCGTCAATGTGTAAAAACCAACTCGTCGCTGCGTTGACGAGTTTCGGCATCCTCATAACATTATGGGTGATCGGCTCGCTCTCAGCACGCGGTGGACCGATAGCGAAATTCCTGAGTTATCTGTCGTTACCTGAACACTACCGAGATTTCTCACGCGGTATCATCCTATTGAAAGATGTTATTTACTACATCAGTTTCACATGTGTCTGCTTATTTGCGACGTTCAAGTCGATTGAATCATCAAAATGGAGATAG